A stretch of DNA from Ailuropoda melanoleuca isolate Jingjing chromosome X, ASM200744v2, whole genome shotgun sequence:
CTATCTTCAGTGTCGGTGAGGGGGTAACAGGCACTCTCAAACCTGCTGTCGGGCGGGTACGATGATACAACTCCTCTGGAAGCAATCTGGCAATATACAGCAATAGTCTCAAAACGTGTGTATTTGTTGCCTTGGCAGTCCTACTTCTAGGAGTCTATACTCAGGTAATGATCAACAGTATGGccaaagatttttatataaacttGGTCAATGCAGCATGATTTATATTCATGGAAAACTCAAAAAAGCTTAAACATACAGTCAGAGGAATGATTAAATTCTGacacatccataaaatggaattgTATATAGCCATTCAAAAACGTTTTAAAAAcgtttaatagaaaaaaatatttaataacattggAAACTGCTCACAATATACTATGAGGGTTAAAGGAACAGGATATAATTACATACATAGTATGATCCcaattttgccaaaaaaaatttaatatgccTATTTGCATACaaaagaatgggaggaaatatacGAAAAGTACATAAGCAATTTTAACTTTTATCCTTATACTTTTGTGTGCTTCCAAATTTTTTGTCATACACATATGTATTACGGTTATaagcagaataaacaaaaaagaaacggCGTGTCAGAATTAGTGCAAGCAGGCTAATGTCAAGGAGAGCACAAATGACTACTACTTGTCACTTACAGAGGAGTGTTACCCTCAGTGTCTTGGATATTTGTGGATGCTTTGTAGTACAGAAGGATATGAATCATCTTCAAGTTACCCTTGGCTGCCGCCCGGTGCATTGCTGTGGCCTCGTAATGGTCCTTAGCATCTGGATTAGCCCCGCCTTCCAGTAACATGACAGCGATCTGGAACCCCGGGGAAGAAAACAATGCAGACGTCTAGTTGTGTTCGTGTACAGGTTCAGAACTCAAGAGCAGCAGCCCAGGAATGGGAGCCTACCTCGTGCCTGTTTTTGGAAGCTGCATAATGTAGGGGGGTACAGCCATTTTGGTTGACAGCATTCACTTGAGCACCTTTACCCAGAAGGGCTTTTACAATCTCATCCCGGCCAGCAGAAGCAGCAATATGAAGAGGAGACCAACCTGCCTATGAAAGAGGTAGGCAGTACAAAAACCAGGGGCAGGGGAAAGGCACAGGGATTAATACTGACATGTAGGTAGGCTTTACAAAGAGCTGTGtgtgaatggtttaaaaaaaataaccttcttCTCCCCTCATTAAACACTGCAGAAAATTTGGAGAGCAGATGTATACAGAAGGTATACCAAACCACCCATCATCCCATAACACAGAAATAATGACATAGGAGTAATTCTAATGTGTTTTCCAATTGGGATTATAGGATACGAAGCTCTGTGAGTCACATTTCCCACAATGTCCACTTCTTGTCTTGTTCTGAGAATTTTCTACGTCTTTCTTTGGATTCTTGACTTTATTggttacatattattttattaatatggctATTCCTACTGTATTCATCCAATCCTAcactgaattgtttttatttctttgttattatacATACTCCTTCAGTGAGAATCCTTGAAAAGGAATCTTTGCCTACAAAACATGTCCACCTTATTCATCACCAAGTTTTACCTTAATATAACCAATACATTATAATAAATCTCTGTATAACAACATCAAAAGGATATCCAGGCCCTGAGTATTCAGGCAATGCTCACATACAAAAAAGCTttccaacataataaaaaaggatTTGTAGTCTTGTAGCCTTAATCTGCACGTTAACCTTAAACTTTGGGGTACAACTGGTGGAACCAACATTCTAAAATAATGCACCCACTAGACCTGTGTGAGGTCACCGGGGCCCTGGTGTAACTAACTGCCTTGTCATAAAGGTTACAATTTTGTTTGTGAGCTTGATATTCAGTCCTCAGTAAACACCAGTCTGGAGTCTAAAGATAACCGGGCCTTTATCAACTCTGCCTAGGACTCACATCATCTTTATCGTTCACTGGCACTCCAAGTTGCAGCAAGAATTCCACAATTTCTGTATGTCCGGCTGAGCACGCCCAGTGCAACGCGGTTCTACTGTCCTGCACGGGAAAACAGAGAAGTGAGATGATCAACATTCTTGAAGAGAAATAGAAGAAGGAGGGCAAGAAAGCAGAAGAAGATTAATATTGGGGCCAGCAAGCCTACAGTTTGGAAACAAGAAATGGAGAGCACGGGATCCTCAGGTAGGTAACCTTATACCATATTACTTACTGTTCTAAGAGAGACCAAGGTATCAGTAACATGGGGGAGAACCCATCGATGAATGTAATTCTGGGCAGAATACGGCCACGAAAGTAGTCGAGCACGAGACTGATTTCACTGCTTTGGCAGAAACAGAGCTTTGGCTATTTACTATGACAGTATTTATGTACAGttatgccaggcactctgctaggaGTTTTGCAGTCATcgtctcatttaatctccatgaTCCTGCACAGTGGACATTATCCCCATTATCCACATGAGGAAACTAACACTCTTCAGGgtaagcaacttgtccaaggtcacacagctagtaaatggtgaaGCTGGGCCACAAACCCCTGTCTGACATTGAAATTTCAAGATGCTCTGGAAAGAACGAAAGAATCTTATGGGAAAGAAGTGTTCATAAAACTAGTTGAGATTAtctatgtattcatttaaaaaacatatcatACAGAAAATCAcatagcaacattattttaaaaagttaataagcTAGGAGTGAGTTGTGTTTCTCAaaggggatttctttttttcagtgaaaGCTGTACTTCTTAGCTCTATGGAGAAGTGgtattttaaactttgttagAAAAGACtttcaaacacataaaaatagaatataacaGAAACCTATATGCCTATCACCTAGatttaatattttgccatatttgcctCACTTCGCTTCCCCgatgaggtttttaaaaacaaatatcatgatttttcatccctaaatatttcagtatctAAACAATAAGGATGCTGTCCTACATAGCTATGAGGCCGTTACCACACCTATCAAAATTAACACTAACTCCTTTATAACGTGTAAAACTCAGTTgatattcagatttccccagttgtcc
This window harbors:
- the PSMD10 gene encoding 26S proteasome non-ATPase regulatory subunit 10 isoform X1, with the protein product MEGCVSNLMVCNLAYSGKLEELKERILADKSLATRTDQDSRTALHWACSAGHTEIVEFLLQLGVPVNDKDDAGWSPLHIAASAGRDEIVKALLGKGAQVNAVNQNGCTPLHYAASKNRHEIAVMLLEGGANPDAKDHYEATAMHRAAAKGNLKMIHILLYYKASTNIQDTEGNTPLHLACDEERVEEAKLLVSQGASIYIENKEEKTPLQVAKGGLGLILKRMVEG
- the PSMD10 gene encoding 26S proteasome non-ATPase regulatory subunit 10 isoform X2, producing MEGCVSNLMVCNLAYSGKLEELKERILADKSLATRTDQDSRTALHWACSAGHTEIVEFLLQLGVPVNDKDDAGWSPLHIAASAGRDEIVKALLGKGAQVNAVNQNGCTPLHYAASKNRHEIAVMLLEGGANPDAKDHYEATAMHRAAAKDT